The Cytobacillus oceanisediminis genomic interval CGTATTGGCCTCCGTTTGTTTTGTTATTAGAAAGAATACGAATTCCCAGGAATGGAACATCGTATGCTCCGGCAATCTGCGCTGCTGCGGCGCCTTCCATTTCTTCTACTGATGTTCCGTAGTTTTCATGAAACCATCGGATGCGGTCAACTTCGTTATTCCATAGGTCCGCTGAACCGATTGTCCCCTCGACTACTTTGCCTTTCTTGTGCTTATCTTTTACTGCTTTGGCAGCAGCAAGAAGATTTTCATCTCCCTTATAATAACGAATCTTTTCTGCATCAGGGTCTTCACCGGCACTTCCCTCAGAAGCCATCAGGTCCATTGGAATCCAATTCGTTGGTTCAATCCCTTCCCCTTCTTCCAAATGACCAGTCTTCAATGATCCGATATTAACTGTTCTTTCTCCTAAAACGATATCATACACATTCAAGCTCGGATCATGGCCGCCTGAAGTCCCCTGATTGATGATGGCGGCTGGATCATACTTTTCAATAGCGATTGCTGTGGCAGCCGCTGTATTTTCCATGCCTTTTCCGGTTTTAGCAACAATAACTGGGTACTTGTCCAGCTTTCCTTTATAAAAAACAAAGTTCCCTGATTTTTCAACTTTAACTTTATCTAATCGTTCAGCAAACTTTTCGGCCTCGATTGGCATTGGCCCTTGGATAAGAATTGGCTTTTGGGCACCTTCAGCCTCTGTTTCTAATTTTGTGGCCGAAGAGCATCCTGCAAGCATCGCTGCAGACAGTGCTGCAATCGCAGCGAGTGAAGCTAATTTCTTTTTCATTGTACGTTCTCCCCTTTTCTTGTTGTCTAATACACCCGAAGTTCTGATCATAGAAAAAGGCCTGTAAAAGCAGAATGGTTTCTACCTTCCAGACCATAGAGTTAAAGCAGCTGCAATAAACTTGCAGTTATTCCTATACTTTAACCCGTAGTCCGGTTCTTTCATTGGGAACCAGGTAGAAACACTCAGACCATATTACCGAGCATATACGAGTGATGAAATTAGTAAGATTACAATGCCAATATAACAAATATCTTGTGGGAATTCAACAAAAATACGAACAATTAGTACATATTCACTATTTAATATTCGTAATTAGGTAATATAAATCCATAAAAAAACCTCCAGTTTAAAACTGGAGGTTGCAATGATTATGCTGCTTTTTTGGCTTCAGCAGAATGCGATTGGCTGTTATTCTTTATTGCTGCAGCAGCCAAACCGATCAGACCACCTGCGATAGCAGGAACAATCCAGCCTAACCCAACATCATATAAAGGAAGGATCGCACTGAATAGGTCATTGATTGGCGCAAACGTAATGCCTGCTGCATTCAAACCATCAAACAAACTTACCACAAATGTGAAAAGCATGCTTCCCTGGTAAACTTCTTTCTTGCCTTTAAAAATCGGATGCAGGAAAGTAAGAGCCATCAATGCAATGGCCAATGGATAGATTCCCACCAATACAGGTACGGAAATCGCGATAAGCTGGCTTAAGCCAAAGTTGGCAAATACCGCACTGAAAATAGATAAAACAATTACGAACATTTTGTATGAAACTCTTGGCATCAGTTTATTGAAGTATGAAGAACAAGCTGTAATTAAACCGATACTGGTTGTCAAACATGCTCCAAAAACAATGACACTTAAAAGCAGCGCACCAAATGAGCCAAAGTAATGAGAAGATGCACCTGATAGAACAGCACCGCCGTTATCCAATGCTCCAAGACCGCTGACACTTGAAGCCCCAATAAAGGAAAGCGATGTATAAATAACTGCTAATAAACCAGAAGCAATCACACCTGCCTTCGCAATGGATACCATGATATCCTTCTTGGTTACTGCGCCTTTTTCTTTAACAGCATTTACAACGATAATACCGAATACAAATGCTGCCAGTGCATCCATTGTCAAATAGCCTTCCTGGAACCCTTTAAAGAACGCACCATTCATATAGGCTTCAGTCGGAGCCTGGAATGTACCCATTGGATTAAAGAATGCAGCGCCAATTAAAACTGCGATTACAATTAGAAGAATCGGTGTTAAATATTTTCCTACGATATCAACAATCTTTGAAGAATTTAAAGAGAAAAAAGCGGTAATTCCAAAGAAAATAATTGAAAATACGATTAAGCCAACTGATCCGCTTCCTTCTGATAGATATGGCTTAATTCCGATTTCGTATGACACTGTAGCTGTTCTCGGAATGGCAAAAAGCGGTCCAATTGATAAGTATAGGGCCACTGTGAAGGCCAGTCCGAACAATGGATTGACACGGCTCGCCAGTGATTGCAGATCACTTTTTCCCGAGAAGCCCAAAGCCAGTATACCAAGAAGAGGCAAACCTACACCTGTCATGATGAAGCCAGCGTTCGCTGACCACACATTCGTTCCTGCTGATTGCCCAAGCATCGCAGGGAAAATTAAGTTTCCTGCCCCAAAAAATAAGGCAAAGAGCATAAAACCTACTGTCACAATATATGAGAATGGTATTTTGCTTGTCATTTCAATTCCTCCTATTTAATCTGTCCGTCTTAAATGATTCACTTATTTTGTTAAATTTAAATTTTCTGAATAATTATAGCGCTGTAACATTATTATTTTTGTACGCTAGTAATATATTGCATAACTCAAGATAACATATTCAAAATACTTATGCAATATATCGCACAAAAGTTTTTGTCGAATCATGCGATATATTGAATTTTCCAAGATACTTCTATATACTAAATTTATAATCTATTGGAAATAACTATAATTTCACAGATAAATTGCATGAAATGAAAAGGTGGTTACAGCTATGCCGATACCCTCCAATTATTCATCACCTACCCGTGTGTCAGCCAAGGATCGCGCCTTCTCCCAAATCCAGGAATGGATTATTGACGGCACACTCCAGCCGAAAGAAAAATTGAATGATGCCGATCTTGCCAAAGCATTAGGCGTCAGCCGAACCCCCATCAGGGAAGCTCTTCAGCTGCTGAATGTTCAGGGGTTTGTCGAAATGTTTCCCGGAGTTGGAACGCAGGTCACTTCAGTTAATCCTGAAGATATTAGTAAAATCCTGCCCCCATTAGGCGTATTGCAAGCACTTGCTGCAGAATTGGCTGCTCCTGTTATCAGCCAGGAAACGATTAATATACTTAGGGATATTAATCATAAATTCGCTAAAGCTCTAATTGCAGGAGATACCTTCACAGCTTTGAAGCAGGATGAGAAGTTTCATAATATTATTATAGATCTTGCTCAGAACCCTTATATTTCGAATACAGCTTCCATGCTTCAGGCTCATGTCATGCGGCTTTACTACAATAAAACAATTATTTTGAAGGAACGTTCTATAGAAGAACATGAAGATATATTAAAAGCTTTTGAACAAAAAGACAGAGAAAAGGCCGGACACATTGCACGCGTCAACTGGCTTCGGGCAATTGACGAGTACTACTCTGAGGAAAAATGATCAAACGGAAAAAGCAGCCTCCATCGGCTGCTTTTTCTTTTTTTCTAGCTTTTATAGATAATTTCATCGATAATCCCGTATTCCTTTGCTTCTTCGGCAGTCATGAAATAATCGCGGTCCGTGTCCCGCGCCACTTTTTCTGCAGGCTGGCCAGTTCTTTCTGCAATAATTCCATTAATATGCTCCCTCAGTTTTAAGATCCGCTTCGCCGAAATTTCGATTTCGGTTGCCTGGCCGCGAGCACCGCCCAGAGGCTGATGAATCATGATTTCACTGTTCGGCAGACTGTAGCGTTTCCCTTTTTTCCCTGCCAGAAGGAGCATCGCACCAAATGACGCGGCCATTCCTGTGCAAATTGTTCTCACATCAGGCTTTATATATTGAATCGTATCGTAGATGGCAAATCCTGCGGTTGTCGAACCGCCCGGACTATTAATATAAAGGGAGATATCTTTTTCAGGAGATTCTGCTGCAAGAAAAAGCAGCTGGGCAATCACACTATTGGCAACCACATCATTTATTTCTTCTCCTATCATGATAATCCTGTCTTTTAACAGCCGTGAGTAAATATCATATGAACGTTCTCCCTTGCTTGACTGCTCAATAACATATGGTATTGCTGTCACCTGTATCCCTCCAGTTCATTGCGGATCTATGCCGCCATGCAGAGAGTATTAGAAGGAGATGGAACTGGCAGTACAGGCTTCTGGGCATGACTTTCCAGGGATCGCAGGAAAGGTATGGTTTTTACCAGGATGGACGGATCTTCCGCAGCCACTGATTGCTGCAGCAGATGAAAAAGCTTTTCTTCTTCATCATTTGCAAAAGAATCCTCAGTCTCATCTTCAACTGGGAGCTGAAGCTGCTTCCGTGCACGGTTCAGCGAGGACTTCACTGCAAATTCAGTGGTCTGCAGGATATCCGCAATCTCTTTTGTTTTGTATCGAAACCCTTCCTTCAGCGTAAAAATAACAGCCTGCTTTAATGTCAGACGGTTAATGAGATGGCTGATTGCTTCTCCTCCATTGGTGCTGGAATTCTTCTTTTCACTTTCAGGCGACTCTTCCAGCTGTTCCCGCTTTCTGTTTCGAAGAATGTCCATCCAGCAATTATAGGCAATCTTCTTCAAAAGAGCCTGATTGATTTTCTCCGGAGAATAGCTTTTATAAGCGCGGATGATTGCCTCATGGGCAAGATCGTCCCCGTCCCAGCTGTTCTGTGCAAGAAACCGGCTATAACGCTGCAGTGAAGGATAGATATCTGCAATACAGCTTTCCTTCTGCTTTAAGAAATCCCTTGATTCAGCCTGAACTTTCTCTTGCTTCATAAACCTGTTCACTCCTTTAATACATCTCTGCTTCTATAACGGAATAAGAGAACTAAAAGATACGGGGTAATTATAATTTATTATCATTTTATTCTAAGGATAGCTGATATTATCCTGCTCATATACCTTTTTTGATTTCAGTCCAAAAAAAAGCCCCAATCCCATTGGAATTGAGGCTGCAGTTTTATATAATTCGTGACGTAACAATGCCTTCAATTTGATTGATCTGTTCAAGCAGTCCAGGGACCACTTCGCCATTGACTTTATTATCGATATCGATCATGGTATACGCATATTCACCGCGGCTGCGGTTCACCATGTCTGCGATGTTCAGCTGGTAGCTTGAAATGGCAAGCGTGATTTGGCCGACCATATTTGGGATGTTTTTATGAAAAGCAGTGACACGCCGCTTGCCTGTGTAAGGAAGAGCAGCATTTGGGAAGTTCACTGAGTTTTTAACATTGCCTGTTTCAAGGAAGTGTTTCACCTGTCGTGCTGCCATGACAGCGCAGTTTTCCTCAGATTCTTTTGTTGAAGCGCCAAGGTGCGGAATTGCCACAGCGTTTTTCATTTTCAGGACATTTTCATTTGGGAAGTCTGTAATATACTTGCCCACTTTTCCGCTTTCAAGGGCAGCTGCCATATCTGATTCATTCACAAGCTCTCCTCGTGAGAAATTCAAAATGTGAACACCATTTTTCATCATGCTGAATGTAGCTTCATTGAACATTTCTCTTGTATCATCGGTTAATGGAACATGTACAGTGATATAATCGGATTCTGCAAACACCTGCTCAATGGTCATGGCACGCTGGACATTGCGGGACAAGTTCCAGGCAGTGTCAACAGAAATAAATGGATCAAAGCCTACGACATCCATATCAAGTTCAAGTGCATCATTGGCCACAAGTGCCCCGATTGCTCCCAATCCGATGACACCGAGAGTTTTCCCTTTAATTTCTTTTCCGACAAATTGCTTTTTCCCTGCTTCAACAAGCTTTGGAATCTGGTCTCCTTCATCTTTCAGCGTTTTGGTCCAGGCGATGCCGGCAAAAAGATTGCGGGATGACGCCATTAAGGAAGTAAGCACCATTTCTTTCACTGCATTCGCATTGGCACCAGGTGTATTAAAAACAACAATTCCCTGCTCAGTGCATTTCTCCACCGGGATATTATTCACACCCGCGCCTGCACGGGCAATAGCTTTTAATCGATCGCCCAATTCCATTGAATGCATATTAAAGCTGCGAAGGACAATGGCATCCGGATTGCCGCTTTCATTATCGATTGTAAATTGATCCTTGTTAAACACCTCAAGACCGCTTGGCGCAATCGCATTCAACGTTTTAATCGTCTTTACTCTGTCTAAAGTCATGGTACTCACTGGATTCTCCCCTTTTCAACTAACTTTGTCAGATTTTAAAACAGAAAGAGGCAAGGGTAGAATCCCTTACCTCTGCCCAGGCGAACGGCTTCGACACTATGTGCTCCCTCGCGGTGATCCGCGTCTCGCCAGTTACACATAGCCTTTTCGGTTTTTTAAATCTTATCAAAGTCTTCTGAAAACTTCAACCCTTTAAAGCGCTTACATTAATAAAATTAATTTTTATTTTTCTACAGTATATTTTTCTTATTTTGTACACTATGCTTTAAAGTGGAATTGTTTTAATCACGTTATATAAATGAAAAAACATGTTAAACCTATTAAGTATCCTGATGTCTGTGGGTGAAGCAAATGCGTACTTTATTCGGTCTTTTATCACTCTTAGCCGGTACAATCGGCCTGATTGTGTTTCTCGATTATCTTCAAGGCCATTCACTTTTCGAATCCTGGCAAAGCATAAAAATTGTTTTTTCTTCTGCAAAAGGTGAAGATTATTTTCTTTTAGTTACTTTTATTTTGGGGTTATTCCTTTTATTCTGGCTGCATGTAAAAAAGAAAAAATAGTTGCTTTTAAATTTTATGCTCTTTCCATTTACGCCGAATTACAGCCACTATAAGCAATAGGATAGGAATGGCTAGTTGGAAGGCAATATGTAAAGTATACGGAACGATTTTCAGTCCTTCATCCAGATGGCTTTGATAGCTTGGTGCAATGATAATGGAAGAAAGACATATTATTCCCCCGACAAAATAGGATGTAAAAGCATTCGGCTTTAGCTTAAAAAGGTTATTCATTCCGATTACTGCACTATAGAAGAAAACTCCAACTTTAATAAATCCCAGAAAGACAATCAATAGTATGATTAGGGGATCAAGACGCTGAATAAATCCCGCAATTTGAATATAGCCTACTGCAGCCAATGCCGGGAAAGCCGACCGGTCAAGAAGATCGGGCCCAAGAATACAAATTAATGTAATGGTATTAATGGTTAAGTAAAGACCAACAAATCCAATTGCCAAACTTCCAGCCTTCATAATTTTTGTTTCCCGTTTTATTAAAGGAAAGATCATAGAAAATAGGACCAGTTCTCCATAAGGAACTGTCATATTAACCGGAAAAATCTCTTTGATTATAGGCTTCCACCCATTTGCCAGGACAGGTCTTAAATTTTCTGCGTGAATCAAATCACTGATCGCATAGAAGATAATGATCAGGAATAAAGTGACTGAAATGATTGCAAAGCATATAACCCCTGCCTTCGCAAACACTTCAAGGCCTAAATTAACTGCATATATCAACGCGAATACCATACAAATACCCAGCGTAATAATTGATGTCTTTGCATAAGGAGAACTGATCAGCAATTCTTCAATATCACGCAATACTCTTGAGGCTATATAAATGAAATAAATGATGTACATATAACTTATGATGCTTCCCGGGTATTTCCCTAGAATTTTTTTCACATACTCTGTTAATGGTAAAGCCGGATACTGTTTGTAAAGACGGTAATAGACTGCAAATAATAATAGTCCTGTAACCGGCGAAAGAATGGTAACAATCCAGGCATCCTGCTTTGCGCCGCTGCCGAGATCCAAAAAGACAGCAGTGCCAAACATAAATAAGACCATCAGGCAGAACAATTGTATTCCATCGATCTTCTCTTTCGGCATAACCACTTCACTTCCCAAATTATTGTAGTTTATATGGATCTGTCAGCATACCTGAGTTAGATATATTGGCCTCTACATTTACTTCTATTTCTGCATTGCTGAAAATTGTATTCCATTCTTTTTCGTGTTTTTTCCAATACCTTGAATCATCTTTTGATAGCTCTTTACCAAAACCAAATACATCTGCTTCCAATTCCTGTGCCTTGGTAATCGTTTCCCTAATTTGGTTTTCCGCCTCCTTTTCCAACTTCTTTTCAAGCTTTATCAATTCTTCATTATTACTGATTTCCAAATAACATTCTAATTCAGAAATCTTCCCGCTTAACTTTGCATTGACAATTAAAGTCGGTTCCGGTTTTAACTCTGTCTTAATGTCACTCTTTATCCCCTCCGTTGTAATCGTCATATTCTTTTTCCCTTTACAAGTCAGCGGAAATGATGTACTTTCAACGGCAGATGTGATCAAATGGGCTGTCCTTGCGAATTCCCCGTCAAACCAGCCTGCCAGTTGATCTTTCTTAAATATTGCCAAACCGCTTACCTCAACAATTGAAGGCTTAATATTCTGCAGATTGGCAGTTTGATCATCGGATTTTAAGGGATGACTTAATTTTACTCCTGAAAGCATAAGGTTTTGGCCTTCGCCTGATAAAAGGGAAATGGCCCTGTAGATAGGGATTTCTTCTGAAATGGCGTACATTTTTTGATTATTTTCGCTTGTGCTTATGATGCTTTTTGTTGGGTTGGATTCGAGAGGCTCCACTACGCCCAGAACTTCTTCAGCAGTAGAATCTCTTGCAATAAAAACAGGAAATGTGGAACGTGACTCCCCTCTTTCAAACACATCAAATATGAGCCCCATCCCTTCTCTCGCAAAAGCTTCCCCTATGATAATCAGGGAGAGGTGAGTTACCCTGTTCTCCCTTGGAATGATGACAGACGCCATGCGATATGCTTCAATAAACGTTTCAGCTTCTACTGTATAATTAATAACAGGAAGGCTGCCGCCACCAGTTTGTGAAAAGTAGCTCGGATTTATTACTTGATATGTGACCCGATAGCCTGTTTCCCTTTCCTTTGGCAGGTCAATGCCTATTGCAACGATTAAACCAATCTCATTTAACTCTCTATAATTGGAACAGCCAGATAGTAAACCAATAATCAACAGTACTGAAATGATTTTGCTCATTGTAGATCCCTGCTCTTTTAATTGACTTTATTTGATCGATTGGACCCGCTTGGACGTTTCAGTAAAGAAGGGGACCCTATCCGGATTAAACTGTCTTTTAAATCACTGAATCTTACCGGTGAAAATGGAGCAAAATACGGGACTCCTACTGACTTTAGGCTGCACAGGTGCAGAATAATGCATAATGAAACTAGGATAATACCGTAAAAGCCTATAAAAGCAGCTGCAAAAATAACGATAAAACGCAATCCGCGTGCTGTATTCACAATATTGGGGTTTGGCAGTGTGAAGCTGCTGATGGCAGTAGTTGCCACGATAATCACTATTGCAGCTGAAACAAAACCTGCTTCGACTGCCGCCTGACCTAATATAAGCGCTCCTACAATGGAAACAGCTGGACCAATTGCCCTTGGCATTCGAATCCCGGCTTCCCGTAAGACTTCGAAGGCAAGTTCCATCAGCAGTAATTCAACGATAGCCGGAAAAGGAACCTGTTCTCTTTGAGCCATAAGTGTCACCATCAATGTAGTTGGAATTAAACCATGGTGATGCGTAATAAGCGCCAGATAAATGGCCGATGCATACATGTTTACGTAAAATGAGCCAATCCGAATGATTCTTAAAAATGAACTCACCAAGTAGTTGGCATAGTAATCTTCAGGAGAATGAAAAAATTGTATTAATAAAGCAGGCAGAATTAAGGCAAATGGTGTTCCCTGTATGATAATCGCTATTTTGCCTTCTAAAAGGTTAGCGGACACCACATCTGGCCTCTCTGAACTTTGGAATAGGGGAAATATGGTTTTCCTATTGTCCTTTATTACTTCTTCCACATAATTTGTATCGAGGATACTATCTATGTCGATTTTACTAATTCTCATCTTCACTTCCCTGACAATGTCTTTATCTGCTATCCCTTCCATATATAAGATGCCTATATTGGTTTTGGTCACTTTCCCTGCCTTTGTCTGTTCAATTCTTAATTTGTTGTTTTGAATTCTTGAACGGATTAGAGAGATATTCGTTCCTAAATTCTCTGTAAAGCCATCCTTTGGTCCTTTAATCACCGTTTGCGTGGTAGGTTCTGTAATTGACCTAGATTGAATTTTTCTCGTTCCCGCAATAATTGCCTCTGAATGCCCCTCAATCAAAATTACTGTGTCCCCGCCCAGCAGATTATCCACTATTTCCGGCCATTCATTCATTAAATTGATTTTAGACACTGAAATAATTTGAGTAATTTCTTCAGGCAATTTCCCAGAATGTACATATTTCTTTTCATAAATAAAGGCCAGGATTGGATGCAGAACATTGTCATGCAAGCTTTGTTCGTCAACAATCCCCTGGATATGTATGATGGCTGCATTTCCATGCTCAGCTATGGTTAAATTTCGAACAGATAGATCTGAACTGTCGCCAAACTGCTCTTTTAAGTATTGAATATTGAAATGAACACTCTTGCTTACCTTTTTATGCTGGCTATGATGTTTCCTGAACACAGTAAATCTCCTTTGGGAAGATGATATTGTTTTTTAGTGTGCCCGGTACAATTTGGATTATTGCCGATAACATAAAAAAACCTAACCAATCTGGCTAGGTTTACCATCTTAAATTAATCGGAATTCTTTTACTTCCGAATCAGGGGCACATTCATAATCGCCAGAATACTCGACAAGTCCAATCTCGCAATTTTTGCCGATTTTTACATTTTTCCCTCTTACGACAAGAGCTGCTGTGCCTTCGAGTTCGATGTCATCCCCTTCAATTAAATCCGCCTCCAGCTTCAAGGGAAAGATGGATTTGATTAATTTAAATAGGGTTTCTCTATGCTGTACCACCTTAATTTTTCTGCCGCCAATCTCTTTCGCTTTACTGTCTCCAAAAAGCTTAATATCAATCGTCTCTGCATTCAGTAAACCATCTACCGAAAAAGACCCTTCTGCACGGAAAACCTCCGCTTCACAGTCTCCTTCAATCGTTACTTTCCCATTCACAACCATTACTTCGCATTTTACAGAGCCTCCAATCGAGGATTTCCCAGCGACCTCAAGCTTTTGGCTGCTGACAGCTTCAGAAATCCCAGCAGAGCCATTGATAATCAGGGATTCAGCTTTAACAGCTCCATGGATTTTTGCTGCACCACTGATCTTTCCCTTTTCGGTTTTGACGTTTCCATGGATAGTGCCCGTACCGTTACAATGGAATCTCTCGCATTCAATATCACTGTTTACAGTTCCCTTGCCATTTAATTCAACCTTTTCAAATGAACCTCCATTAGACGATCCAACTCCATTAATAATTAAGTTCCCTAGCGTTTTCATATTCACAGCAAATTTTCCCCCTATGCCAATTTGGATTTTAATTCCTCTGCACAATGCTCTATCGATAAAGTGGCTGCCACTTTTGTTCCTTTTTCAAGCAGGACTTGCTCCCCGTTAACCGAAACCAGGCAGCTGGACATTCCAAGTTTGCGAATAAAGCAGATAACAGCTTTTGGCTGCTGCAGGATACTTTGATGATCGTTCAATAACTGAAGGAGCATTTTCCCTTCCTCTATATGGATATCTCCCGATTCAAGCAGGATGGAAAGTATATAAAGCTTCAAAATCTCATGGTAATTGTATTCCTTAAGCTCCCCCTGTGTTTCGAGAAAGATATTCATAACCGGTTCAGAAGCTATCCCTTTAGCAATCAGACTTTCCTTTGTCAGCTTCAGATGTGAAGCATTAAGAGAAAACACATCTGCCAGCTCATCCAGCGAAAGGCTATCCTTCATCTTTTGTATTTTATCGACCCGCTCCAGAATTTTCTCTTTTGGGAAAAAAGTCTCCTGTCCTGTAAAAGTTGATTTTCTGACAAACCAATCCTCCGGTATCAGGCTTTTCCTTTTCCACCGATAAAGCTGCCCATAAGAAATACCCGTTAAATCCAGGACTTCTTTTTTTGAAATTAATTCATCGCTCAATTCCAGGACTCCTTTCTGGTGGTACCATTGTAACATAACACTGTTACGTTAAGAATATTATTTTATTCATTTTTTCCTGAGTTTTTTCGACAAAATCCTGGTTTTGCACCATAAAATCAATCCTGGATGCACTCC includes:
- a CDS encoding 5'-methylthioadenosine/S-adenosylhomocysteine nucleosidase; this encodes MKKKLASLAAIAALSAAMLAGCSSATKLETEAEGAQKPILIQGPMPIEAEKFAERLDKVKVEKSGNFVFYKGKLDKYPVIVAKTGKGMENTAAATAIAIEKYDPAAIINQGTSGGHDPSLNVYDIVLGERTVNIGSLKTGHLEEGEGIEPTNWIPMDLMASEGSAGEDPDAEKIRYYKGDENLLAAAKAVKDKHKKGKVVEGTIGSADLWNNEVDRIRWFHENYGTSVEEMEGAAAAQIAGAYDVPFLGIRILSNNKTNGGQYDPNTAAANQDYVYEVVKQYISEIKGK
- the brnQ gene encoding branched-chain amino acid transport system II carrier protein; translated protein: MTSKIPFSYIVTVGFMLFALFFGAGNLIFPAMLGQSAGTNVWSANAGFIMTGVGLPLLGILALGFSGKSDLQSLASRVNPLFGLAFTVALYLSIGPLFAIPRTATVSYEIGIKPYLSEGSGSVGLIVFSIIFFGITAFFSLNSSKIVDIVGKYLTPILLIVIAVLIGAAFFNPMGTFQAPTEAYMNGAFFKGFQEGYLTMDALAAFVFGIIVVNAVKEKGAVTKKDIMVSIAKAGVIASGLLAVIYTSLSFIGASSVSGLGALDNGGAVLSGASSHYFGSFGALLLSVIVFGACLTTSIGLITACSSYFNKLMPRVSYKMFVIVLSIFSAVFANFGLSQLIAISVPVLVGIYPLAIALMALTFLHPIFKGKKEVYQGSMLFTFVVSLFDGLNAAGITFAPINDLFSAILPLYDVGLGWIVPAIAGGLIGLAAAAIKNNSQSHSAEAKKAA
- a CDS encoding GntR family transcriptional regulator; protein product: MPIPSNYSSPTRVSAKDRAFSQIQEWIIDGTLQPKEKLNDADLAKALGVSRTPIREALQLLNVQGFVEMFPGVGTQVTSVNPEDISKILPPLGVLQALAAELAAPVISQETINILRDINHKFAKALIAGDTFTALKQDEKFHNIIIDLAQNPYISNTASMLQAHVMRLYYNKTIILKERSIEEHEDILKAFEQKDREKAGHIARVNWLRAIDEYYSEEK
- the clpP gene encoding ATP-dependent Clp endopeptidase proteolytic subunit ClpP, with amino-acid sequence MTAIPYVIEQSSKGERSYDIYSRLLKDRIIMIGEEINDVVANSVIAQLLFLAAESPEKDISLYINSPGGSTTAGFAIYDTIQYIKPDVRTICTGMAASFGAMLLLAGKKGKRYSLPNSEIMIHQPLGGARGQATEIEISAKRILKLREHINGIIAERTGQPAEKVARDTDRDYFMTAEEAKEYGIIDEIIYKS
- a CDS encoding sigma-70 family RNA polymerase sigma factor, which translates into the protein MKQEKVQAESRDFLKQKESCIADIYPSLQRYSRFLAQNSWDGDDLAHEAIIRAYKSYSPEKINQALLKKIAYNCWMDILRNRKREQLEESPESEKKNSSTNGGEAISHLINRLTLKQAVIFTLKEGFRYKTKEIADILQTTEFAVKSSLNRARKQLQLPVEDETEDSFANDEEEKLFHLLQQSVAAEDPSILVKTIPFLRSLESHAQKPVLPVPSPSNTLCMAA
- a CDS encoding phosphoglycerate dehydrogenase, which codes for MSTMTLDRVKTIKTLNAIAPSGLEVFNKDQFTIDNESGNPDAIVLRSFNMHSMELGDRLKAIARAGAGVNNIPVEKCTEQGIVVFNTPGANANAVKEMVLTSLMASSRNLFAGIAWTKTLKDEGDQIPKLVEAGKKQFVGKEIKGKTLGVIGLGAIGALVANDALELDMDVVGFDPFISVDTAWNLSRNVQRAMTIEQVFAESDYITVHVPLTDDTREMFNEATFSMMKNGVHILNFSRGELVNESDMAAALESGKVGKYITDFPNENVLKMKNAVAIPHLGASTKESEENCAVMAARQVKHFLETGNVKNSVNFPNAALPYTGKRRVTAFHKNIPNMVGQITLAISSYQLNIADMVNRSRGEYAYTMIDIDNKVNGEVVPGLLEQINQIEGIVTSRII
- a CDS encoding GerAB/ArcD/ProY family transporter, whose protein sequence is MPKEKIDGIQLFCLMVLFMFGTAVFLDLGSGAKQDAWIVTILSPVTGLLLFAVYYRLYKQYPALPLTEYVKKILGKYPGSIISYMYIIYFIYIASRVLRDIEELLISSPYAKTSIITLGICMVFALIYAVNLGLEVFAKAGVICFAIISVTLFLIIIFYAISDLIHAENLRPVLANGWKPIIKEIFPVNMTVPYGELVLFSMIFPLIKRETKIMKAGSLAIGFVGLYLTINTITLICILGPDLLDRSAFPALAAVGYIQIAGFIQRLDPLIILLIVFLGFIKVGVFFYSAVIGMNNLFKLKPNAFTSYFVGGIICLSSIIIAPSYQSHLDEGLKIVPYTLHIAFQLAIPILLLIVAVIRRKWKEHKI
- a CDS encoding Ger(x)C family spore germination protein, producing MSKIISVLLIIGLLSGCSNYRELNEIGLIVAIGIDLPKERETGYRVTYQVINPSYFSQTGGGSLPVINYTVEAETFIEAYRMASVIIPRENRVTHLSLIIIGEAFAREGMGLIFDVFERGESRSTFPVFIARDSTAEEVLGVVEPLESNPTKSIISTSENNQKMYAISEEIPIYRAISLLSGEGQNLMLSGVKLSHPLKSDDQTANLQNIKPSIVEVSGLAIFKKDQLAGWFDGEFARTAHLITSAVESTSFPLTCKGKKNMTITTEGIKSDIKTELKPEPTLIVNAKLSGKISELECYLEISNNEELIKLEKKLEKEAENQIRETITKAQELEADVFGFGKELSKDDSRYWKKHEKEWNTIFSNAEIEVNVEANISNSGMLTDPYKLQ
- a CDS encoding spore germination protein, with protein sequence MFRKHHSQHKKVSKSVHFNIQYLKEQFGDSSDLSVRNLTIAEHGNAAIIHIQGIVDEQSLHDNVLHPILAFIYEKKYVHSGKLPEEITQIISVSKINLMNEWPEIVDNLLGGDTVILIEGHSEAIIAGTRKIQSRSITEPTTQTVIKGPKDGFTENLGTNISLIRSRIQNNKLRIEQTKAGKVTKTNIGILYMEGIADKDIVREVKMRISKIDIDSILDTNYVEEVIKDNRKTIFPLFQSSERPDVVSANLLEGKIAIIIQGTPFALILPALLIQFFHSPEDYYANYLVSSFLRIIRIGSFYVNMYASAIYLALITHHHGLIPTTLMVTLMAQREQVPFPAIVELLLMELAFEVLREAGIRMPRAIGPAVSIVGALILGQAAVEAGFVSAAIVIIVATTAISSFTLPNPNIVNTARGLRFIVIFAAAFIGFYGIILVSLCIILHLCSLKSVGVPYFAPFSPVRFSDLKDSLIRIGSPSLLKRPSGSNRSNKVN